One genomic segment of Catalinimonas alkaloidigena includes these proteins:
- a CDS encoding Crp/Fnr family transcriptional regulator, translating into MKELVNKVLNNSSLEPKLIEEILAVGRLKKVKAGRVLISPESQASEMPIVLQGLLKVMRQDKNGNEVFLYFLEGGETCAMSITCCIEGKKTSFLVMAEEDSVLWMIPMSYLDTWITKYPSFRKFVFDSYQSRFDELLNTLDSVVFLNLDERLYKYLLDKKQASGSFVIHKTHEQIANELNTSRVVISRLLKKLEKAQKIEQYRNRIEIL; encoded by the coding sequence ATGAAAGAACTTGTAAACAAAGTACTTAACAATTCGTCACTTGAACCCAAGCTGATAGAAGAAATACTGGCAGTAGGACGCTTGAAAAAAGTAAAAGCCGGGCGAGTATTAATTAGTCCTGAAAGTCAGGCGAGTGAGATGCCCATCGTATTACAGGGTTTGCTCAAAGTGATGCGTCAGGACAAAAATGGTAATGAAGTCTTCCTGTATTTTCTGGAAGGGGGAGAGACCTGTGCTATGTCTATTACCTGCTGCATAGAAGGAAAAAAGACCTCTTTTTTGGTAATGGCCGAAGAGGACTCTGTGCTTTGGATGATTCCTATGAGCTATCTGGATACCTGGATCACCAAGTATCCTTCGTTCAGAAAGTTTGTATTTGACTCATACCAAAGCAGGTTTGACGAGTTGCTAAATACCTTGGACAGTGTAGTCTTTCTGAATTTGGACGAACGGCTCTACAAATACTTATTAGATAAAAAACAGGCTTCCGGATCTTTTGTGATTCACAAAACCCACGAGCAGATCGCCAATGAACTGAATACTTCCCGAGTAGTGATATCCAGACTGCTGAAAAAACTGGAAAAGGCGCAGAAAATAGAGCAATACCGCAACCGTATAGAAATATTGTAA
- a CDS encoding YeeE/YedE family protein codes for MKFLRYLIIGIIFGITLAKAEVISWYRIYEMFKFQSFHMYGVIGSAVLLGIIFVQIIKRFHLKSLDGEPIVINPKQFSIPRYLIGGSIFGLGWAMTGACPGPMFILLGNGVGVILVMIAAALLGTYTYGLLRSKLPH; via the coding sequence ATGAAGTTTTTAAGATATTTAATCATAGGCATCATATTCGGAATTACGCTGGCAAAAGCTGAAGTCATCTCCTGGTACAGGATATATGAGATGTTCAAGTTTCAGTCTTTTCACATGTATGGGGTGATAGGTTCCGCTGTGTTGCTGGGAATCATTTTCGTGCAAATCATCAAGCGCTTTCACCTCAAGTCATTGGATGGCGAGCCTATTGTGATCAACCCCAAGCAGTTCAGTATCCCCCGATACCTGATCGGAGGTTCTATATTTGGTTTAGGCTGGGCCATGACGGGTGCCTGTCCCGGCCCTATGTTTATTCTGCTGGGAAACGGTGTAGGAGTGATCTTAGTCATGATAGCTGCTGCTTTATTAGGAACTTATACATACGGTTTACTCAGAAGCAAGCTACCTCATTGA
- a CDS encoding MBL fold metallo-hydrolase yields MEIEQIYTGCLAQGAYYIESAGEAAIVDPLRESEPYIKKAEKEGAKVKYIFETHFHADFVSGHVDLAAKTGATIVYGPNAKTEYDIHEAKDGEIFELGKVKIKVLHTPGHTMESTTYLLIDEEGKEHAIFSGDTLFIGDVGRPDLAQKGALTQNDLAGYLYDSLRNKIMTLPDDVVVYPAHGAGSACGKNMSKETTDLLGNQKKTNYALRANMSKEEFIKEVTEGLLPPPRYFAQNVAMNKSGAKGLSEILEKGNVPLDADTFEAIANHEGAVVLDTRSPEEFAASHIPNAIFIGIDGSFAPWVGALIPDLQQAMVFIAPEGREEEVITRLSRVGYDNTLGYLQGGLEAWTAAGKETDSVTSISAPAFAGKLKEEEHLNVVDVRKPTEYQAEHVEGAESLPLDYISENMEKVDKEKTYHLHCAGGYRSMIAASILKSRGYQHIVDISGGFKAISETDIPTTDYVCPSTLK; encoded by the coding sequence ATGGAAATAGAACAAATATATACCGGATGTCTTGCTCAGGGAGCATACTATATTGAAAGCGCAGGAGAAGCAGCCATCGTTGACCCTTTGAGAGAATCTGAGCCTTACATCAAAAAAGCAGAAAAAGAAGGCGCAAAGGTCAAATACATTTTTGAGACCCACTTCCATGCAGATTTCGTTTCTGGTCATGTAGACCTGGCAGCAAAGACTGGCGCTACTATTGTGTACGGACCCAATGCCAAGACTGAATATGATATCCATGAAGCTAAGGATGGAGAAATATTTGAGCTGGGCAAAGTAAAGATAAAGGTGCTGCACACCCCTGGCCATACGATGGAAAGTACCACCTATCTTCTGATAGATGAGGAGGGAAAAGAGCATGCGATTTTTAGCGGAGATACCCTTTTCATAGGAGATGTAGGCAGGCCCGACCTTGCTCAGAAAGGTGCACTGACCCAGAATGATCTTGCCGGATATTTGTACGACAGCCTCAGAAATAAAATTATGACCTTGCCAGATGATGTGGTCGTGTATCCTGCCCACGGCGCAGGCTCTGCCTGTGGAAAAAATATGAGCAAAGAAACTACTGATCTGTTAGGTAACCAAAAGAAAACCAACTACGCGCTCAGAGCTAATATGAGCAAAGAAGAATTTATCAAAGAAGTAACTGAAGGGCTACTGCCTCCTCCCCGGTATTTTGCTCAGAACGTTGCCATGAATAAGAGCGGGGCAAAAGGATTGAGTGAAATCCTGGAAAAAGGAAATGTGCCGCTGGACGCTGATACATTTGAAGCTATTGCTAACCATGAAGGTGCGGTAGTACTGGATACGCGTTCACCTGAAGAGTTTGCAGCGAGTCATATTCCGAATGCAATATTTATAGGAATTGACGGTAGCTTTGCCCCCTGGGTAGGTGCTTTGATTCCTGACCTTCAGCAAGCCATGGTTTTTATCGCCCCCGAAGGTAGGGAAGAAGAAGTGATAACTCGCTTATCCCGGGTAGGCTATGACAATACGCTGGGTTATCTGCAAGGAGGCCTGGAGGCCTGGACAGCCGCTGGTAAGGAAACAGATTCAGTGACTTCCATTTCGGCTCCAGCATTTGCAGGAAAATTGAAAGAGGAAGAGCACCTAAACGTGGTGGACGTCAGGAAGCCTACAGAATATCAGGCAGAGCACGTAGAGGGAGCAGAGAGCCTTCCATTAGACTATATCAGTGAAAATATGGAGAAGGTAGATAAAGAAAAAACTTATCACCTTCACTGTGCTGGTGGATATAGGTCAATGATTGCGGCTTCCATCTTAAAATCCAGAGGCTACCAGCATATCGTAGATATTAGCGGAGGGTTTAAAGCGATATCTGAGACCGATATTCCTACAACTGACTATGTCTGCCCTTCCACACTAAAATAA
- a CDS encoding OprD family outer membrane porin, which produces MRLIALFIWILFQWCNHVVIAQDSLKNSSGEFSGQWRTFYLNTFNKGELKDYYALATGGKLKYVYSLEEHFKFGAAAYTSFSLGIQDLSVPDATTGKYSRYESGLFNVQDMGDRLVFIAGELFVQYENQRHKLILGRFKLATPFINPEDGRMIPTLSQGVLYTHTKKQKYRFQLGVLNAIAPRSSDGFFKIGESIGKYPVGRTLAGTACQYAGNTQSDYIAITGLNVSLTDFIKAEAWNYYVDNIFNTTYLKPAIDLHEKDIRLSLEWIHQEMVGKGGNETDSLRYFEDQRSNVLGTQLEMKFSKTRFSLGYDHILEGGRFFVSTGVGA; this is translated from the coding sequence ATGAGACTGATAGCACTATTTATTTGGATTCTGTTTCAGTGGTGTAACCATGTGGTGATAGCGCAAGATTCTCTTAAAAATAGCAGTGGCGAGTTTTCAGGGCAATGGAGGACATTTTACCTCAATACTTTTAACAAAGGTGAGTTGAAAGACTATTATGCACTTGCCACCGGTGGAAAGTTAAAATATGTGTATTCGCTGGAAGAACATTTCAAATTTGGTGCAGCAGCCTATACATCTTTTAGTTTAGGAATACAGGATTTGAGCGTTCCTGATGCCACTACGGGTAAATACAGTCGTTATGAGTCTGGCTTGTTCAATGTACAGGATATGGGTGACAGATTGGTCTTTATTGCAGGAGAGTTATTCGTACAGTATGAAAATCAGAGACATAAGCTGATCCTGGGAAGGTTTAAATTAGCCACACCGTTTATAAATCCTGAGGATGGAAGAATGATACCCACACTGAGTCAGGGAGTCTTGTACACCCATACAAAAAAACAAAAATACAGGTTTCAGTTGGGAGTGCTGAATGCAATAGCTCCTCGTTCAAGCGATGGATTTTTTAAGATAGGAGAAAGTATAGGGAAGTATCCGGTAGGTAGAACGCTGGCCGGTACTGCCTGCCAGTATGCTGGTAATACACAATCCGACTATATTGCTATCACTGGTCTGAACGTATCACTCACTGATTTTATCAAGGCTGAAGCATGGAATTATTATGTAGATAATATTTTCAATACTACTTATCTAAAACCTGCTATTGACCTGCATGAAAAAGATATCCGGCTTTCACTGGAATGGATACATCAGGAGATGGTAGGAAAAGGAGGAAATGAAACTGATTCTTTGCGTTATTTTGAAGATCAGCGTTCCAATGTGCTGGGAACGCAGCTTGAAATGAAGTTCAGCAAGACAAGATTTAGCCTCGGTTATGACCATATTTTGGAAGGTGGCAGGTTTTTTGTTTCCACGGGAGTGGGGGCGTGA
- a CDS encoding YeeE/YedE family protein, with protein MNTIIEFISQPWPWYVAGPIIALVMFSLLLLGKSFGISSNLRTMCSIAGAGKSCEFFDFNWKSQVWNLVFALGLVIGGLISHLYLTPDAEVHISQATINDLQAFGLDKPGSSLVPTSIFNWESLFTLKGLIFIVVGGFLIGFGTRYAGGCTSGHAISGLSDLQLPSLIAVIGFFIGGLIMTYLILPHLLTL; from the coding sequence ATGAATACAATCATTGAATTTATAAGCCAGCCCTGGCCCTGGTACGTGGCGGGGCCAATCATTGCATTGGTAATGTTCTCATTACTACTCTTGGGTAAGAGCTTTGGCATTTCATCAAATCTGAGGACGATGTGCTCTATCGCAGGAGCAGGAAAGAGTTGTGAGTTCTTTGACTTTAACTGGAAGAGTCAGGTCTGGAATCTGGTGTTTGCTTTAGGTTTGGTAATCGGAGGGTTGATTTCACACCTCTACCTGACACCAGATGCAGAAGTACACATTTCTCAGGCTACGATCAACGATTTGCAGGCCTTTGGTCTGGATAAGCCGGGAAGCAGCCTGGTCCCAACCAGCATTTTTAATTGGGAATCTCTTTTCACCCTGAAAGGGTTGATCTTCATCGTAGTAGGAGGCTTTCTGATTGGCTTCGGCACACGCTATGCAGGGGGCTGCACATCGGGACACGCGATCAGTGGATTAAGCGATTTACAACTGCCTTCCTTGATTGCCGTAATCGGCTTTTTTATTGGTGGTCTAATCATGACCTACCTGATCTTACCACATTTACTTACTCTATAA
- a CDS encoding c-type cytochrome, whose amino-acid sequence MDFQKAIKQLARLTTVMFVLVLGFFGAVILYQLKPSLFYTHQAETDLTDWFPPAIDTDLPEDERGRQIRYGYLLLTETSKWMGPQVKNPDMQYAGNNLACKNCHLNAGKQAGSASWIGVTERYPQFRARENKVGTIEDRINGCMERSVNGRKLPENSKQMKAIVAYMEWLSEGIPQEKVYAFSGFPDIKLPELAADPAIGKSVYERECMLCHGKNGEGVWLADSSKGYQFPPLWGPDSYNHGAGMNRVITAAEFIKANMPFGQASHDKPKLSDEEAYHVAAYIDSFERPLKENAEADFPDIQLKHVSTPYGPWADDFPAEQHKYGPFGPIMRYYKDKYDITKTK is encoded by the coding sequence ATGGACTTCCAGAAAGCCATAAAACAGCTTGCCCGCCTGACTACTGTAATGTTTGTGCTGGTACTGGGGTTCTTTGGAGCAGTCATTCTTTACCAGCTAAAGCCATCTCTATTTTATACACATCAGGCAGAGACAGACCTCACAGACTGGTTTCCACCAGCTATTGATACAGATCTGCCAGAAGATGAAAGAGGAAGACAGATCAGGTATGGCTACTTGCTGCTCACTGAGACTTCAAAATGGATGGGGCCACAGGTGAAGAATCCTGACATGCAGTATGCCGGTAACAATCTGGCGTGTAAAAACTGCCATTTAAATGCGGGGAAACAGGCGGGTTCAGCTTCATGGATTGGCGTCACTGAACGTTATCCTCAGTTTCGCGCCAGAGAGAATAAAGTGGGAACCATAGAAGACAGGATCAATGGCTGTATGGAACGCAGCGTGAATGGCCGCAAGCTCCCTGAAAATTCTAAGCAGATGAAAGCAATCGTAGCTTATATGGAGTGGCTAAGCGAAGGTATTCCTCAGGAGAAGGTCTATGCCTTTTCCGGTTTTCCTGACATTAAGCTTCCTGAACTAGCCGCTGACCCGGCTATTGGAAAATCTGTCTATGAAAGGGAGTGTATGCTCTGTCATGGAAAAAATGGCGAAGGCGTATGGCTGGCTGATAGTAGCAAAGGTTACCAGTTTCCTCCACTTTGGGGGCCGGATAGCTATAACCATGGCGCTGGAATGAACCGTGTGATTACCGCGGCAGAATTTATCAAAGCGAATATGCCATTTGGGCAGGCCAGCCATGATAAGCCTAAACTTTCAGATGAGGAGGCATATCATGTGGCAGCCTATATTGATAGTTTTGAGCGCCCTTTAAAAGAAAATGCTGAAGCTGATTTTCCTGATATCCAGCTAAAACATGTCTCAACGCCTTATGGCCCCTGGGCAGATGACTTTCCGGCGGAACAGCATAAGTATGGCCCTTTTGGGCCCATCATGCGCTACTATAAGGATAAGTATGATATCACTAAAACGAAATGA
- a CDS encoding MBL fold metallo-hydrolase, whose amino-acid sequence MKVEQIYTGCLAEAAYYIESEGEVAIVDPLREVAPYIEKAKENGAKIKYVLETHFHADFVSGHIDLAKKTGAKIVYGPTAQPNFEAHVATDGEMLPLGDIKIKVLHTPGHTMESSTFLLIDNEGKETAIFTGDTLFIGDVGRPDLAVKTDLSREDLAVHLYDSLRNKIMSLPDEVIVYPGHGAGSACGKNMSAETTDTLGNQKMFNYALRADMTKDEFIKEVTTGLVEPPQYFPKNAVMNKMGYESIDEVLDRGVLPLDVEQFVDVVERKSAMILDTRPQADFIKGFIPGAIWIGLDDKFAPWVGALITDLKQPVVFLAEKGKEEEVVTRLSRVGYDNTLGYLDGGMQTWQEAGKDIDTVKEVGPHDFTNLYDTERLNVLDVRKQSEYESQHIEGAVNFPLDFINRNMSKINKDTQYYLHCQGGYRSMIATSILKARGYNQIVNIRGGFNEIKKSCIKVTQYHEPETML is encoded by the coding sequence ATGAAAGTAGAACAAATTTATACCGGATGTCTGGCAGAAGCTGCCTATTATATAGAGTCTGAGGGTGAAGTAGCCATCGTTGATCCTCTCAGAGAGGTAGCGCCTTACATAGAAAAAGCAAAAGAGAACGGCGCGAAAATAAAATATGTTCTGGAAACGCACTTTCACGCCGACTTTGTGTCGGGTCACATTGATCTGGCCAAAAAAACCGGTGCTAAGATCGTTTACGGACCTACTGCTCAACCCAATTTTGAGGCACACGTGGCTACAGATGGAGAAATGCTACCCTTAGGAGATATCAAAATAAAAGTGTTGCACACGCCTGGCCACACCATGGAGTCCAGTACTTTTTTACTGATTGATAATGAAGGTAAAGAGACTGCTATCTTTACCGGTGATACTTTGTTCATTGGGGATGTGGGGCGTCCTGACCTGGCAGTAAAAACTGATTTGAGCAGGGAAGATTTGGCCGTTCACCTCTACGATTCACTAAGAAACAAGATTATGTCTTTGCCTGATGAGGTGATTGTCTATCCTGGTCATGGAGCTGGCTCGGCCTGTGGCAAAAATATGAGTGCTGAAACTACTGATACTTTGGGCAATCAGAAAATGTTCAATTATGCGCTGCGTGCAGATATGACAAAGGATGAGTTTATTAAGGAAGTAACTACCGGATTGGTAGAACCTCCCCAGTATTTCCCCAAAAACGCTGTCATGAACAAAATGGGCTATGAAAGTATAGATGAAGTTTTGGATAGAGGTGTGCTGCCACTTGATGTTGAGCAATTTGTGGACGTAGTAGAAAGAAAGAGCGCCATGATTCTGGATACCAGACCCCAGGCAGACTTTATAAAAGGGTTCATCCCCGGCGCTATCTGGATCGGCCTGGATGACAAATTTGCTCCCTGGGTTGGTGCGTTGATTACAGACCTAAAGCAGCCTGTTGTTTTCCTTGCTGAGAAAGGTAAAGAGGAAGAAGTGGTTACGCGTTTGTCCCGGGTAGGCTATGACAATACCCTGGGCTATTTAGATGGGGGTATGCAGACCTGGCAAGAAGCCGGAAAAGATATAGATACTGTAAAAGAAGTTGGTCCACATGATTTTACCAACTTATACGACACAGAAAGGCTGAATGTACTGGACGTAAGGAAGCAGAGTGAATATGAATCTCAGCATATTGAAGGAGCGGTAAATTTTCCCCTGGACTTTATCAATAGAAACATGTCAAAAATTAACAAAGACACCCAGTACTATCTGCACTGCCAGGGAGGCTATCGCTCTATGATTGCTACTTCAATCTTGAAAGCCAGAGGTTACAATCAAATTGTTAATATTCGCGGTGGTTTTAACGAAATCAAGAAATCCTGTATCAAAGTAACGCAATATCATGAACCCGAAACCATGTTGTAG
- a CDS encoding SulP family inorganic anion transporter gives MKLIQKVLPITNWLPAYKNEYLKGDIFAGITVGIMLIPQGMAYALIAGLPPVYGLYASIVPQIIYAIFGTSRQLSVAPVAMDSLLVAAGVSVLATQGTDAYIGFAILLAFFMGAFQLLLGVLRLGFITNLLSKPVISGFTSAAALIIGLNQLKYLLGIELVKSNRVYEILWSAIQQIDHIHWFTLLIGIAGIALIKGAKKIHKNIPGALVAVVFGTLLVYFMQLNEAGVSIVKTIPEGLPAFQLPNLSLGKLGEIVPLALTISVVAFMEAYSVAKAIEAKKRDYKVLPNQELVALGAANVVGSLFQAYPVTGGFSRSAVNYQSGANTPIASIISAALVALTLMFLTPLFYYLPEAILASVIMVAVAGLIDISYARKLWKDSKMEFLLLLATFLVTLNFSMVPGIVTGVVLSILVLLYKAAYPHIARLGRVKGYHEFRNITRFKELEVWENLLILRVDAPLTFINIQYFKEYVENAIQDSEGKIDTVILDAGPISHLDATASLGLKELLEFLKEKDIRFVLCDLIGPVRDTLHRTGLIDFIGKDNIFFDLNEAVRFITTQEGEGHKEYALQSNHKK, from the coding sequence ATGAAACTTATACAAAAAGTATTGCCAATCACCAACTGGCTGCCTGCTTATAAGAATGAATATCTCAAGGGAGATATTTTTGCGGGGATAACAGTTGGCATCATGCTGATCCCTCAGGGAATGGCTTATGCCTTGATCGCCGGACTACCGCCAGTATATGGGTTATATGCATCTATCGTTCCCCAAATCATTTATGCTATTTTTGGCACCTCTCGTCAGTTATCAGTAGCTCCGGTAGCCATGGATTCTCTCCTGGTTGCTGCCGGTGTATCGGTATTGGCCACCCAGGGTACTGACGCCTATATTGGCTTTGCCATTCTGTTAGCCTTCTTTATGGGGGCTTTTCAGTTACTGTTAGGAGTGCTGAGATTAGGCTTTATTACCAACCTTTTGTCAAAGCCGGTGATTAGTGGATTTACCTCTGCCGCTGCACTGATCATAGGCTTAAACCAACTGAAATATTTATTGGGCATAGAGCTGGTGAAGAGCAATAGAGTCTATGAAATCCTTTGGAGTGCCATTCAGCAAATTGATCATATCCATTGGTTCACCTTACTCATTGGAATTGCGGGAATTGCGCTGATCAAGGGGGCTAAAAAGATTCATAAAAATATTCCCGGAGCATTGGTAGCTGTAGTATTTGGTACGCTGCTGGTCTATTTTATGCAGTTGAATGAAGCAGGAGTGAGTATCGTCAAAACCATACCGGAAGGTTTGCCTGCATTTCAGCTCCCTAACTTATCTCTGGGCAAGCTGGGAGAAATTGTTCCTTTAGCGTTGACGATTTCGGTAGTAGCTTTTATGGAAGCTTACTCGGTAGCTAAAGCCATAGAGGCCAAAAAGAGAGATTATAAAGTGCTTCCTAATCAGGAGCTGGTGGCATTAGGAGCAGCCAATGTGGTGGGTTCACTTTTTCAGGCATATCCGGTAACTGGAGGCTTTTCCCGCTCTGCGGTAAATTATCAGTCAGGTGCCAATACGCCAATTGCTTCAATCATAAGCGCAGCTTTGGTCGCTTTGACCTTAATGTTCTTAACACCTTTATTTTATTATTTACCGGAAGCTATCCTTGCCTCAGTCATCATGGTGGCTGTAGCCGGGCTTATAGACATATCTTATGCCAGAAAGCTCTGGAAGGACAGTAAAATGGAGTTTTTACTCCTATTGGCTACTTTCCTGGTAACCCTGAATTTTAGCATGGTACCGGGCATTGTGACAGGTGTCGTACTATCCATACTGGTGTTGTTGTACAAAGCAGCTTATCCTCATATTGCCCGCTTGGGAAGAGTAAAAGGCTATCATGAGTTCAGAAACATAACTCGTTTTAAAGAGCTGGAAGTATGGGAAAACTTACTGATTTTGAGAGTGGATGCCCCCCTGACCTTTATCAACATCCAATATTTCAAAGAGTACGTTGAAAATGCCATCCAAGACTCTGAGGGCAAAATAGATACAGTGATACTGGATGCAGGGCCAATCAGTCATCTGGATGCCACCGCTTCTCTCGGATTAAAGGAGCTGTTGGAATTTTTGAAAGAGAAGGATATCAGATTTGTACTCTGTGATCTGATAGGGCCAGTGAGAGACACACTCCACCGTACGGGCTTGATAGACTTCATCGGTAAGGATAACATCTTTTTTGACCTGAACGAAGCAGTGCGCTTTATCACCACTCAAGAAGGAGAGGGGCACAAAGAATATGCTTTGCAGTCTAATCACAAAAAGTAA